A part of Ascochyta rabiei chromosome 3, complete sequence genomic DNA contains:
- a CDS encoding Ran GAP Rna1, producing MSTDKVFSLEGRGLKLTTAEDIEPHIKALKENSSVDEVRFLGNTLGVEACEALAKVLETKKNLKVANFADIFTGRLLSEIPPALQHLVNAFLTLPNLHTVDLCDNAFGLNTVAPLVDFLSAHTPLRFLYLNNNGMGPAAGVLLADALTALAGKKEAARKEGNEVPDLELVICGRNRLENGSMAAWAKAYAANKGVKTIKMTQNGIRQEGITHLLTHGIAHLSQLETLDLQDNTFTAMGGKALSNVISNWPSLRELGVGDCLLSGRGGIALANALQKGHNKDIEVLRLQFNEINAKGLAGLATAAPKLPALRRVEINGNKFDEEDPSIEKLREVLDARKEESGEREEDDEEYWGIDELDELESDDDEEEEEDSDDEAKKGSDDEEEGVEVEERAARQLVEDQRTEDSNVAQDKDKKVDDLADVLAKTEIK from the exons ATGTCCACCGACAAGGTTTTCTCCCTCGAGGGCAGGGGCCTGAAGCTCACGACTGCCGAGGACATCGAGCCGCATATCAAGGCGTTGAAGGAGAACAGCAGTGTCGACGAAGTGAGGTTTCTCGGCAACACACTGGGCGTCGAGGCTTGCGAGGCTCTGGCAAAGGTTCTGGAGACTAAGAAGAACCTCAAG GTCGCAAACTTCGCCGACATCTTCACAGGCCGTCTCCTCTCTGAGATTCCACCTGCGCTCCAGCATCTCGTAAACGCTTTCCTCACATTACCGAACCTCCACACCGTCGACCTCTGCGACAACGCCTTCGGTCTCAACACCGTCGCGCCCCTGGTCGACTTTCTCTCCGCGCACACACCCCTCCGCTTCCTTTACCTGAACAACAATGGCATGGGTCCCGCCGCTGGTGTCCTGCTTGCCGATGCCCTTACAGCGCTGGCTGGCAAGAAGGAGGCTGCGCGCAAAGAAGGCAACGAGGTTCCCGACCTCGAGCTCGTAATCTGCGGCCGCAACCGTCTGGAGAACGGCAGCATGGCAGCCTGGGCCAAAGCCTACGCCGCCAACAAAGGTGTCAAGACCATCAAGATGACCCAGAACGGCATCCGCCAGGAGGGAATCACACACCTGCTCACACACGGCATCGCGCATCTCTCCCAGCTCGAGACCCTCGACCTGCAAGACAACACATTCACAGCCATGGGCGGCAAAGCCTTGAGCAACGTCATCTCCAACTGGCCCTCGCTGCGTGAACTCGGCGTCGGCGACTGTCTGCTCTCGGGCCGCGGCGGCATCGCGCTCGCCAACGCCCTGCAGAAGGGCCACAACAAGGACATCGAAGTTCTGCGCCTGCAGTTCAACGAGATCAATGCAAAGGGCCTCGCGGGCCTCGCGACCGCCGCGCCGAAGCTCCCCGCTCTGCGCCGTGTAGAAATCAACGGAAACAAGTTCGACGAGGAGGACCCCAGCATCGAGAAGCTGCGCGAGGTCCTCGACGCGCGGAAAGAAGAGTCGGGTGAGCGTGaagaggacgacgaggagtACTGGGGCATTGACGAGCTGGACGAGCTGGAGAGcgatgacgacgaggaggaggaggaggacagCGACGATGAGGCCAAGAAGGGcagcgacgacgaagaggagGGTGTGGAGGTCGAGGAGCGTGCCGCCAGGCAGCTGGTCGAGGATCAACGGACCGAGGACTCGAATGTAGCGCAggacaaggacaagaaggTGGACGATTTGGCTGATGTCCTGGCCAAGACCGAGATCAAGTAG